The following coding sequences are from one Nymphalis io chromosome 17, ilAglIoxx1.1, whole genome shotgun sequence window:
- the LOC126774935 gene encoding esterase E4-like, with protein sequence MKKHKLFYFIFAVVVSLCACDDFKTVEVKLKQGDLSGKEEFTFIKEQKFYSFKGIPYAEPPIGELRFKPPVSHQGWESIYEAHTNKPTCFQYSSRMRISEEFGMSGSEDCLYISVFTPNIQGSAPVIVFDYNDNFGTSFNGTETYSPDFFIEENIVIVTISHRLGLLGYLTTEDDVIPGNIGLRDFILGLNWVQDNINKFGGDPNCVTLMGNRGGAVIGDILLHSPKAKKLFSGVIIQSGTALEPLFFSEQSRERAFALGKELNITASDSETLLKGLQKIDVELMYSKESNVVHHSDGDLLKHIFTFSPIIEHDTPDAILTKLPDNGQIANDVPILIGMNSREGLDLASHYIHEPNLITELAQDFLFLFPIRTDYTFNKKSEAYKQAIKEILNFYFEEGFFYYGNILEYTVYVGDMLQNYALNLEAKKLSGKMQSPIYYYMFDFRGRLNENSEYISKYTRFGLKPWGATITDELCYLYLCSRIKKTYKNLINLVSEQPEIKVLKKMIRLWANFAKTRNPTPLDEDDVLKNVKWLPINKESNNDTNYLHITKTLKMKVNPLGDREKFWDNFLEKYSKLAVDGLVQDTKNRDDHEEL encoded by the exons atgaagaaaCATAagctattctattttatttttgcagttGTAGTAAGTTTGTGTGCTTGTGATGATTTTAAAACAGTTgaagtgaaattaaaacaaGGTGATTTGTCAGGCAAGGaagaatttacatttattaaagagcaaaagttttattcatttaaggGCATACCTTATGCTGAGCCGCCTATAGGAGAATTGAGATTCAag CCTCCTGTGTCTCATCAGGGATGGGAGAGTATATATGAAGCCCATACCAACAAGCCAACATGCTTTCAATACAGCTCTAGAATGCGAATAAGTGAAGAGTTTGGCATGTCAGGCTCTGAAGACTGTCTTTATATCAGCGTTTTCACACCGAATATACAAGGATCAGCGCCTGTTATAGTCTTTGATTATAATGACAATTTCGGAACAAGCTTTAACGGTACAGAAACTTATTCtcctgatttttttatagaagaaaATATAGTTATTGTTACCATAAGCCATCGACTTGGATTACTAGGTTACTTAACAACAGAAGATGATGTAATACCGGGAAATATAGGATTGAGAGATTTTATACTGGGATTAAATTGGGTTcaggataatataaataaatttggcgGTGACCCAAACTGTGTGACATTAATGGGAAACAGAGGCGGAGCAGTAATTGGAGATATTCTACTTCATTCACCAAAAGCCAAGAAACTTTTTAGTGGTGTTATAATACAAAGTGGAACGGCTTTAGAGCCTTTATTTTTCAGTGAGCAATCTCGTGAACGTGCCTTTGCCCTTGGTAAAGAATTAAACATTACAGCAAGTGATAGCGAAACATTACTTAAAGGACTGCAAAAAATTGATGTTGAACTTATGTATAGTAAGGAAAGCAATGTAGTACATCATTCAGATGGGGACTTACTAAAGCACATATTTACTTTCTCCCCTATAATAGAACATGATACTCCAGATGCAATTCTTACTAAATTACCAGATAATGGTCAAATTGCAAACGATGTCCCTATTTTGATTGGTATGAATTCGAGAGAAGGACTAGACTTAGCTTCGCATTACATACATGAGCCCAATTTGATAACAGAATTAGCACaagattttctatttttatttcctataaGAACAGActacacatttaataaaaaaagcgaAGCATATAAACAAGcaataaaagaaatactaaATTTTTACTTTGAAGAGGGCTTCTTTTATTATGgtaatattttagaatacaCAGTATACGTTGGCGACATGTTACAAAATTATGCTCTCAATTTAGAAGCTAAAAAACTTTCCGGGAAAATGCAATCACCTATATATTACTACATGTTTGACTTTAGGGGACGGTTGAATGAAAACAGTGAATATATATCGAAATACACGAGATTTGGCTTAAAGCCTTGGGGAGCGACCATTACAGATGAATTATGTTACTTGTATTTGTGTAGTCGAAtcaaaaaaacttacaaaaacCTCATAAATCTAGTGAGTGAACAACCCGAAATAAAagttttgaaaaaaatgatCCGATTATGGGCCAATTTCGCTAAAACAAG GAATCCTACTCCATTGGACGAAGATGACGTTTTGAAGAATGTTAAATGGCTGCCAATAAATAAGGAGAGTAATAATGACACTAATTATCTTCATATTACGAAAACCTTAAAAATGAAAGTGAATCCATTGGGTGACAGAGAGAAGTTTTGGGACAATTTCTTAGAAAAGTATTCTAAGCTAGCTGTCGATGGATTAGTTCAGGATACAAAGAATCGTGATGATCACGAAGaattatag